Proteins encoded together in one Schumannella luteola window:
- the glmM gene encoding phosphoglucosamine mutase, whose translation MPRLFGTDGVRGLANGEIITADLALGLAQAAAVVLTQGRHADENRTRGRRPRAVLARDPRVSGEFIAAAVAAGLASSGIDVLDAGVIPTPAAAFLVGDIDADFGVMVSASHNPMPDNGIKFFSFGGAKLPDVVEDRIEAALDKQHLLPTGAGVGRIRRFADAEDRYIVHLVGTLKNRLDGIHVVIDAAHGAAAGVSPEAFSLAGATVTLIGAEPDGININDGVGSTHLEKLQAKVLEVGADLGVAHDGDADRCLAVDADGNVIDGDQIMAILAVSRQERGLLVDDTLVATVMSNLGLRVAMAEHGIRLIETAVGDRYVLEGLAEHGANLGGEQSGHIIFTDHATTGDGVLTGLHLAAEIARTGRTLADLASVMTVYPQVLINVSGVDRERLASDATVAAEVAAATEALGDTGRVLLRPSGTEPLVRVMVEASTESVARSTAEHLADVVRAALAL comes from the coding sequence ATGCCTCGACTCTTCGGAACGGACGGGGTCCGCGGACTCGCCAATGGCGAGATCATCACCGCGGACCTCGCCCTCGGCCTGGCTCAGGCCGCCGCGGTCGTGCTCACGCAGGGGCGGCACGCCGACGAGAACCGCACACGCGGTCGTCGTCCCCGTGCCGTCCTCGCGCGTGACCCCCGCGTCTCGGGCGAGTTCATCGCCGCCGCCGTCGCGGCCGGCCTCGCCAGCTCCGGCATCGACGTGCTCGACGCCGGCGTGATCCCGACCCCCGCCGCTGCCTTCCTGGTCGGCGACATCGACGCCGACTTCGGCGTGATGGTGTCGGCATCGCACAATCCCATGCCCGACAACGGCATCAAGTTCTTCTCCTTCGGCGGAGCCAAGCTCCCCGACGTCGTCGAAGACCGCATCGAGGCGGCCCTCGACAAGCAGCACCTCCTGCCGACCGGCGCGGGCGTCGGCCGCATCCGCCGCTTCGCCGATGCCGAGGACCGCTACATCGTGCACCTCGTGGGCACGCTCAAGAACCGGCTCGACGGCATCCACGTCGTCATCGACGCCGCGCACGGCGCTGCCGCCGGCGTCTCGCCCGAGGCCTTCTCCCTCGCCGGCGCCACGGTCACGCTGATCGGCGCCGAGCCCGACGGCATCAACATCAATGACGGCGTCGGATCGACGCACCTCGAGAAGCTGCAGGCGAAGGTGCTCGAGGTCGGCGCCGACCTCGGCGTGGCCCACGACGGGGATGCGGACCGCTGCCTCGCCGTCGACGCCGACGGCAACGTCATCGACGGCGACCAGATCATGGCCATCCTCGCGGTGTCGCGCCAGGAGCGCGGGCTGCTCGTCGACGACACGCTCGTCGCGACGGTCATGTCGAACCTCGGGCTGCGCGTCGCGATGGCCGAGCACGGCATCCGCCTCATCGAGACCGCGGTCGGCGACCGCTACGTGCTCGAGGGGCTCGCCGAGCACGGTGCGAACCTCGGCGGCGAGCAGAGCGGGCACATCATCTTCACCGACCACGCCACCACCGGCGACGGCGTGCTCACCGGACTGCACCTCGCGGCCGAGATCGCGCGCACCGGCCGCACCCTCGCCGACCTCGCTTCGGTCATGACGGTGTACCCGCAGGTGCTCATCAACGTCTCCGGCGTGGACCGCGAGCGACTCGCCTCCGACGCGACCGTCGCGGCCGAGGTCGCCGCAGCGACGGAGGCCCTCGGCGACACCGGGCGCGTGCTGCTGCGCCCCAGCGGCACCGAGCCGCTCGTGCGCGTCATGGTCGAGGCATCGACCGAGTCGGTCGCTCGTTCGACGGCCGAGCACCTCGCCGACGTGGTCCGCGCCGCCCTCGCCCTCTGA
- the rpsI gene encoding 30S ribosomal protein S9 codes for MAKIEDTITGEALQNYSTETPAGAVETSTPRAPLTVSGAAVGRRKEAIAQVRLVPGSGSYAVNGRTLEEYFPNKLHQQLINDPFKVLDLIGGYDVTAKITGGGPSGQAGALRLAIARALNEIDRENNRATLKKAGFLTRDARVIERKKAGLKKARKASQFSKR; via the coding sequence ATGGCGAAGATCGAAGACACCATCACCGGCGAGGCGCTGCAGAACTACTCGACCGAGACGCCTGCCGGCGCCGTCGAGACCAGCACCCCGCGGGCTCCCCTCACTGTCTCGGGCGCGGCCGTCGGCCGTCGCAAGGAGGCCATCGCCCAGGTCCGCCTGGTGCCGGGCTCCGGCAGCTATGCGGTCAACGGCCGCACGCTCGAGGAGTACTTCCCGAACAAGCTGCACCAGCAGCTGATCAACGACCCCTTCAAGGTGCTCGACCTGATCGGCGGCTACGACGTGACCGCGAAGATCACCGGCGGCGGCCCCTCGGGCCAGGCCGGCGCTCTGCGCCTCGCGATCGCGCGCGCTCTCAACGAGATCGACCGCGAGAACAACCGCGCCACCCTGAAGAAGGCCGGCTTCCTGACCCGCGACGCGCGCGTCATCGAGCGCAAGAAGGCCGGTCTCAAGAAGGCCCGCAAGGCCTCGCAGTTCTCGAAGCGCTGA
- the rplM gene encoding 50S ribosomal protein L13 translates to MTRTFSPKPADIQRDWVIIDAADVVLGRLASHAAALLRGKHKPTFAPHVDGGDFVIIINAEKVALTGAKLQKKLAYRHSGYPGGLTATAYSELLEKHPTRAVEKAIRGMLPKTSLGRAQIKKLKVYAGAEHPHAAQQPKPYTLTQVAQ, encoded by the coding sequence GTGACGCGCACTTTCAGCCCCAAGCCCGCTGACATCCAGCGTGACTGGGTCATCATCGACGCCGCCGACGTCGTGCTCGGCCGCCTGGCCAGCCACGCCGCCGCCCTGCTGCGCGGCAAGCACAAGCCGACCTTCGCCCCCCACGTGGATGGCGGTGACTTCGTCATCATCATCAACGCGGAGAAGGTCGCGCTGACCGGCGCCAAGCTTCAGAAGAAGCTCGCCTACCGCCACTCGGGCTACCCGGGCGGCCTCACCGCCACCGCCTACTCGGAGCTGCTCGAGAAGCACCCGACGCGTGCGGTCGAGAAGGCCATCCGCGGCATGCTGCCGAAGACCTCGCTGGGCCGCGCCCAGATCAAGAAGCTGAAGGTCTACGCCGGTGCCGAGCACCCGCACGCCGCTCAGCAGCCCAAGCCCTACACCCTGACCCAGGTCGCCCAGTAA
- a CDS encoding tRNA pseudouridine synthase A: MDAPTTPVSSDPATLHRLRLDVSYDGAGFSGWGRQPGLRTVQGELEAALATVFRRSAAPPLLTVAGRTDAGVHALGQVAHVDLDDAQLATLDAPHRGGDRSKAPQGPAALARRLNGIAGLDSDVWVSSVTMAPAGFDARFSAIWRRYEYRVADPRALRDPRRRGATLWHPAELDELAMDAAAAALTGLHDWAAYCKPREGSTTIRTLQSFSWHRDADGVLVARLQADAFCHSMVRALVGASIAVGAGRLAPERMAGIRDEARRGSEFIVAPAKGLTLMEVGYPADAELAERAAQTRNRRGAHEVDAATRPV; encoded by the coding sequence CTGGATGCGCCGACGACCCCCGTGTCGTCCGATCCGGCGACGCTCCACCGGCTTCGGCTCGACGTCTCCTACGACGGCGCCGGCTTCTCGGGCTGGGGTCGCCAGCCCGGGCTCCGCACGGTGCAGGGCGAGCTCGAAGCCGCGCTCGCCACCGTGTTCCGGCGCAGCGCGGCGCCCCCGCTGCTGACCGTCGCGGGGCGCACCGACGCCGGCGTGCACGCCCTCGGCCAGGTCGCGCACGTCGACCTCGACGACGCGCAGCTCGCGACGCTCGACGCCCCGCACCGCGGCGGCGACCGATCGAAGGCGCCGCAGGGTCCGGCGGCGCTCGCCCGCCGGCTCAACGGCATCGCCGGGCTCGACTCGGATGTCTGGGTGTCGTCGGTCACGATGGCGCCGGCCGGCTTCGACGCCCGCTTCTCGGCGATCTGGCGCCGCTACGAGTACCGGGTCGCCGACCCGCGCGCGCTGCGCGACCCGCGCCGCCGGGGGGCGACGCTGTGGCACCCGGCCGAGCTCGACGAGCTCGCGATGGACGCCGCGGCGGCAGCCCTGACCGGACTGCACGACTGGGCCGCCTACTGCAAGCCGCGCGAGGGGTCGACGACGATCCGCACCCTCCAGTCGTTCAGCTGGCACCGCGACGCCGACGGCGTGCTCGTGGCCCGGCTGCAGGCCGACGCCTTCTGCCACAGCATGGTGCGCGCGCTCGTGGGCGCGTCGATCGCCGTCGGCGCCGGCAGGCTCGCGCCCGAGCGGATGGCGGGCATCCGCGACGAGGCCCGGCGCGGCTCCGAGTTCATCGTCGCCCCCGCGAAGGGACTCACCCTGATGGAGGTCGGCTACCCGGCCGACGCCGAGCTCGCCGAGCGGGCCGCGCAGACCCGCAACCGCCGCGGGGCGCACGAGGTGGATGCCGCGACCCGCCCGGTTTGA
- a CDS encoding acyltransferase family protein — MTPTPSARPADGVDAPSAEAASGLRGRLAGLDGLRAIAVAVVVVFHLAPTPVLPGGFLGVDVFFVISGFLITTLLLREHARTGRIRLGAFWLRRARRLLPALALLLLVCGAAAAFVGGDTLLHLGSQLLGAATFSSNWIFIAQGSSYFDASTPELFRNLWSLAVEEQFYLVWPLAVLLLVLMPRRVRMWIALVLAAASAAAMWLIADPIDGTRAYYGTDTHSFGLALGAFLAFAAQGWASERALWSRGRRATLGILGLLAIGGLIALAVLLPEHDPFVFRGGLLLAAALTVVAIAAAVAPGSLLGRALDLAPLRWVGARSYGIYLWHWPVYLLLDAAAPAWPRDGWSGWALSAAALAIALTAAGVSYSALEQPIRTDGFRRTTRLALGWWRWGASSATAATVVAVVALGAVAATGWAVTRDPGVGSTQSQVEAGQAAISAKPSPSASPSASAAPPQGDRISVIGDSVTLAAATELQTGLPGVDIDAAVSRQMSTAPQLVQSLKDQGRLRPIVVVALGTNGALSRASLDEVRSIIGPQRELVLVTAQAPRSWIDPNNAILTAYAQQYRNVELSNWHDAVQPHLDQLNRDQVHFGGAGARLFTRTLEEALQRLAQLPPLRGDRDYESAPRPV; from the coding sequence ATGACTCCGACGCCATCCGCACGCCCGGCCGACGGGGTGGATGCGCCTTCGGCCGAAGCCGCCTCCGGCCTGCGCGGCCGGCTGGCCGGACTCGACGGCCTGCGCGCGATCGCCGTCGCCGTCGTGGTGGTCTTCCACCTCGCCCCGACCCCGGTGCTGCCCGGCGGCTTCCTCGGGGTCGACGTCTTCTTCGTGATCAGCGGCTTCCTCATCACGACCCTGCTGCTGCGCGAGCACGCCCGCACGGGCCGCATCCGCCTCGGTGCGTTCTGGCTGCGCCGCGCGCGACGCCTGCTGCCCGCGCTCGCCCTGCTGCTGCTCGTCTGCGGCGCGGCGGCCGCCTTCGTCGGCGGCGACACGCTGCTGCACCTGGGGTCGCAGCTGCTCGGAGCGGCGACCTTCTCGAGCAACTGGATCTTCATCGCCCAGGGCTCGAGCTACTTCGACGCCTCGACCCCGGAGCTGTTCCGCAACCTCTGGTCGCTCGCGGTCGAGGAGCAGTTCTATCTCGTATGGCCCCTCGCGGTGCTGCTGCTCGTGCTGATGCCGCGCCGGGTGCGGATGTGGATCGCGCTCGTGCTCGCCGCGGCGAGCGCCGCCGCGATGTGGCTGATCGCCGATCCGATCGACGGCACCCGCGCCTACTACGGCACCGACACGCACAGCTTCGGCCTCGCGCTCGGCGCCTTCCTCGCCTTCGCCGCTCAGGGCTGGGCGAGCGAGCGAGCGCTCTGGTCGCGCGGACGGCGGGCGACGCTCGGCATCCTCGGTCTGCTCGCGATCGGCGGACTGATCGCCCTCGCGGTCCTGCTGCCCGAGCACGATCCGTTCGTCTTCCGGGGCGGGCTGCTGCTCGCGGCCGCGCTGACCGTGGTGGCGATCGCGGCGGCCGTCGCGCCCGGCTCGCTGCTCGGGCGCGCTCTCGATCTGGCGCCGCTGCGCTGGGTCGGCGCGCGCAGCTACGGCATCTACCTGTGGCACTGGCCCGTCTACCTGCTGCTGGATGCGGCCGCCCCGGCCTGGCCGCGCGACGGCTGGAGCGGCTGGGCGCTCTCGGCGGCGGCCCTGGCGATCGCCCTCACCGCGGCGGGCGTCTCGTACAGCGCGCTCGAGCAGCCCATCCGCACCGACGGCTTCCGCCGCACGACGCGCCTCGCGCTCGGCTGGTGGCGCTGGGGCGCGAGCTCCGCCACCGCGGCGACGGTCGTGGCCGTGGTGGCGCTCGGCGCGGTCGCGGCGACCGGATGGGCGGTGACGCGCGATCCCGGCGTCGGCAGCACCCAGAGCCAGGTCGAGGCCGGGCAGGCCGCGATCTCGGCGAAGCCGTCGCCGTCGGCATCCCCGTCGGCGTCCGCCGCTCCCCCGCAAGGCGATCGCATCAGCGTGATCGGCGACTCGGTCACGCTGGCCGCGGCGACCGAGCTGCAGACCGGGCTGCCCGGCGTCGACATCGATGCGGCGGTATCGCGGCAGATGTCGACGGCCCCGCAGCTCGTGCAGTCGCTCAAGGATCAGGGGCGCCTGCGCCCGATCGTCGTCGTCGCGCTCGGCACGAACGGCGCTCTCAGCCGCGCCTCGCTCGACGAGGTGCGCTCGATCATCGGCCCGCAGCGCGAGCTCGTGCTCGTCACGGCGCAGGCGCCGCGCTCGTGGATCGACCCGAACAACGCCATCCTCACCGCCTACGCGCAGCAGTACCGCAACGTGGAGCTGTCGAACTGGCACGACGCCGTGCAGCCTCACCTCGATCAGCTGAACCGCGACCAGGTGCACTTCGGCGGCGCAGGGGCGCGGCTGTTCACACGGACCCTCGAAGAGGCACTGCAGCGCCTGGCGCAGCTACCGCCGTTGCGGGGCGATCGCGACTACGAGTCGGCGCCGCGGCCGGTCTGA
- a CDS encoding DUF485 domain-containing protein, whose product MSDPATDRSAARGPDYEAVAASEPFQRLRRRHRGFVFPLAVLFLVWYFVYVLLAAYAHDFMATPVIGNVNLGLLLGLGQFVTTFVITMAYVRFANRRMDPEATAIRHELEEAEK is encoded by the coding sequence GTGTCCGATCCCGCGACCGACCGCTCCGCCGCCCGCGGACCCGACTACGAGGCGGTCGCCGCCTCCGAGCCCTTCCAGCGCCTGCGTCGACGGCACCGAGGATTCGTCTTCCCGCTCGCCGTGCTGTTCCTCGTCTGGTACTTCGTCTACGTGCTGCTGGCCGCCTACGCGCACGACTTCATGGCCACGCCGGTGATCGGCAACGTCAACCTGGGCCTGCTGCTCGGACTCGGCCAGTTCGTGACCACCTTCGTCATCACGATGGCCTACGTGCGCTTCGCGAACCGGCGGATGGATCCCGAGGCGACCGCGATCCGCCACGAGCTCGAGGAGGCGGAGAAGTGA
- a CDS encoding solute symporter family protein, with translation MTAENNPVLNIAIFLAFVLVTLVIVFRASRNNRSAADYYAAGRSFTGPQNGIAISGDYLSAASFLGICGAIAVNGYDGFLYSIGFLVAWLVALLLVAELMRNTGKFTMADVLSFRLKQGPVRTAAAVTTLVVCFFYLLAQMAGAGGLVALLLGLNGPVAIGIVIAVVGVLMILYVLIGGMKGTTWVQIVKACLLVGGAAIMTIWVLAVNGFDFSALLQKAVDTFGASQKAADAGLDGAALLAPGLQYGANPLDFVSLALALVLGTAGLPHVLMRFYTVPTAKEARRSVVWAIWIIGAFYLFTLVLGYGAAALVGPDAILAAPGGVNSAAPLLALQLGGPVLLGIISAVAFATILAVVAGLTITAATSLAHDIYASVIKKGKPEPGREVKVARWTVVGIGILAIIGGIAAQGQNVAFLVALAFAVAASANLPTILFSLFWKRFTTRGAVWSMVGGLASALILIVFSPAVSGGPTPMIPGVDFHWFPLSNPGIVSIPIGFLLGIVGTLSGPSKEDERVAAEMEVRSMTGHGAEKATDH, from the coding sequence GTGACCGCCGAGAACAACCCCGTGCTCAACATCGCGATCTTCCTGGCGTTCGTGCTGGTGACGCTCGTGATCGTGTTCCGGGCGAGCCGCAACAACCGCTCCGCGGCCGACTACTACGCTGCCGGCCGCTCGTTCACGGGACCGCAGAACGGCATCGCGATCTCGGGCGACTACCTCTCGGCGGCGTCGTTCCTCGGCATCTGCGGGGCGATCGCGGTCAACGGCTACGACGGCTTCCTCTACTCGATCGGCTTCCTCGTCGCGTGGCTCGTCGCGCTGCTGCTCGTGGCCGAGCTCATGCGCAACACGGGCAAGTTCACGATGGCCGACGTGCTGTCGTTCCGCCTCAAGCAGGGGCCGGTGCGCACCGCCGCCGCGGTCACCACGCTCGTGGTCTGCTTCTTCTACCTGCTGGCGCAGATGGCCGGCGCGGGCGGGCTCGTCGCTCTGCTGCTGGGCCTCAACGGCCCGGTCGCGATCGGCATCGTCATCGCCGTCGTGGGCGTGCTGATGATCCTCTACGTGCTCATCGGCGGGATGAAGGGCACGACCTGGGTGCAGATCGTCAAGGCCTGTCTGCTCGTCGGCGGCGCCGCGATCATGACGATCTGGGTGCTCGCGGTCAACGGCTTCGACTTCTCGGCGCTGCTGCAGAAGGCCGTCGACACCTTCGGCGCCTCGCAGAAGGCGGCGGATGCGGGGCTCGACGGCGCCGCCCTGCTCGCGCCCGGCCTGCAGTACGGCGCGAACCCGCTCGACTTCGTGTCGCTCGCGCTCGCCCTCGTGCTCGGCACCGCCGGACTCCCCCACGTGCTCATGCGCTTCTACACGGTGCCCACCGCGAAGGAGGCCCGCCGCAGCGTCGTCTGGGCGATCTGGATCATCGGCGCCTTCTACCTGTTCACGCTCGTGCTCGGCTACGGCGCGGCGGCGCTGGTCGGGCCGGATGCGATCCTGGCGGCGCCGGGCGGGGTCAACTCGGCGGCGCCACTGCTGGCGCTCCAGCTCGGCGGGCCCGTCCTGCTCGGCATCATCTCGGCTGTCGCCTTCGCGACGATCCTCGCGGTCGTCGCCGGGCTCACGATCACGGCGGCGACCTCGCTGGCGCACGACATCTATGCGAGCGTCATCAAGAAGGGCAAGCCGGAGCCGGGCCGCGAGGTCAAGGTAGCTCGCTGGACCGTGGTCGGCATCGGCATCCTCGCCATCATCGGCGGCATCGCCGCGCAGGGGCAGAACGTGGCGTTCCTCGTCGCCCTCGCCTTCGCGGTGGCCGCCAGCGCGAACCTGCCGACGATCCTGTTCTCGCTGTTCTGGAAGCGCTTCACGACCCGCGGCGCCGTCTGGAGCATGGTCGGCGGGCTCGCCTCGGCGCTCATCCTGATCGTTTTCTCGCCCGCCGTCTCGGGCGGACCGACGCCGATGATCCCCGGGGTCGACTTCCACTGGTTCCCGCTGTCGAACCCGGGCATCGTGTCGATCCCGATCGGGTTCCTGCTCGGTATCGTCGGCACGCTGAGCGGGCCGTCGAAGGAGGACGAGCGGGTGGCGGCCGAGATGGAGGTGCGGTCCATGACCGGGCACGGCGCCGAGAAGGCGACCGACCACTGA
- a CDS encoding ATP-dependent DNA ligase gives MLAKAVTAVPDADAIEGGYAYEPKWDGFRAVVAVGIDGVEIGSRGSKPLTRYFPELVDAVGAQLPIGTVVDGEIVLRSARVDDAAAGASPAAGERLDWEALSQRIHPAASRVAKLAAETPASLVIFDLLRSPDDAELHARPFAERRAALERLLGSAPVAAPLHLSVLGRDAAQARRWLDEFEGAGLDGVVAKPLAAPYAPGKRVLLKIKHARTADVVLTGYRMHASGEGVGSLLLALYGGDGELHRVGGASAFTAVRRRELVDELAPLVERDADSEPVRGEDEKSRFTGKRDTSFVRLRPERVLEVRYDQMEGSRFRHTAQFERWRPDRDPTSCTFAQLEVPADYDLGALLD, from the coding sequence ATGCTCGCGAAAGCCGTGACCGCGGTACCCGACGCCGACGCGATCGAGGGCGGCTATGCCTACGAGCCGAAGTGGGACGGCTTCCGCGCCGTCGTCGCGGTCGGCATCGACGGTGTCGAGATCGGCAGCCGCGGGTCGAAGCCGCTGACGCGCTACTTCCCTGAGCTGGTGGATGCGGTCGGCGCCCAGCTGCCGATCGGCACGGTCGTCGACGGCGAGATCGTGCTGCGCTCGGCGCGGGTCGATGACGCGGCCGCCGGCGCCAGCCCGGCCGCCGGCGAGCGCCTCGACTGGGAGGCGCTGTCGCAGCGCATCCATCCGGCCGCGAGCCGCGTCGCGAAGCTCGCCGCCGAGACCCCGGCGTCGCTCGTGATCTTCGACCTGCTGCGCTCTCCCGACGACGCCGAGCTGCACGCCCGCCCCTTCGCCGAACGGCGAGCCGCGCTGGAGAGACTCCTCGGGTCGGCGCCGGTGGCGGCGCCGCTGCATCTCTCGGTGCTCGGCCGCGATGCCGCGCAGGCGCGACGCTGGCTCGACGAGTTCGAGGGTGCCGGGCTCGACGGCGTCGTCGCGAAGCCGCTCGCCGCGCCGTACGCGCCGGGCAAGCGGGTGCTGCTGAAGATCAAGCACGCCCGCACCGCCGACGTCGTGCTCACCGGCTACCGGATGCATGCCTCGGGCGAGGGCGTCGGCTCGCTGCTGCTCGCCCTCTACGGCGGCGACGGCGAGCTGCACCGCGTCGGCGGCGCCTCGGCGTTCACCGCGGTCCGGCGTCGCGAGCTGGTCGACGAGCTCGCGCCGCTCGTCGAGCGGGATGCCGACAGCGAGCCCGTGCGCGGCGAGGACGAGAAGAGCCGATTCACGGGCAAGCGCGACACGAGCTTCGTGAGACTGCGTCCGGAGCGCGTACTCGAGGTGCGCTACGACCAGATGGAGGGATCCCGGTTCCGGCACACCGCGCAGTTCGAGCGCTGGCGGCCCGACCGTGATCCGACCTCGTGCACCTTCGCCCAGCTCGAGGTGCCGGCCGACTACGACCTCGGGGCGCTGCTCGACTGA
- the ligD gene encoding non-homologous end-joining DNA ligase: MASEATTLEVPGPHGVREMRVSSPSRVVWPEAGVTKLELAEYLVAVAPAFLAQNGDRPISLQRFGGDVTGEWFFSKNPPKGAPDWIHTVEVTYPSGRTHPQLVADEAAALVWMAQMNTVVFHPWPSTASDTDHPDELRIDLDPQPGTDFADTVAVAHGMRDVLAEAGLTAMVKTSGSRGLHLAAAIRPEHDFIEVRHGVIAAARELERRRPDAVTTSWWKEERGERIFLDYNQAARDRTTAGAYSPRALPGATVSTPVTWDELDTIDPGAFTIRTVQQRLADVGDPWAGLHDEPGSMATLLAWWERDLADGLGDLVYPPDYPKMPGEPPRVAPSRARKED, translated from the coding sequence ATGGCCAGTGAGGCGACGACGCTCGAGGTTCCCGGTCCGCACGGCGTGCGCGAGATGCGCGTCTCGAGCCCGAGCCGGGTGGTGTGGCCCGAAGCGGGTGTCACGAAGCTCGAGCTCGCCGAGTACCTCGTCGCGGTCGCGCCCGCGTTCCTGGCGCAGAACGGTGATCGGCCCATCTCGCTGCAGCGGTTCGGCGGCGACGTGACGGGGGAGTGGTTCTTCTCGAAGAACCCGCCGAAGGGCGCGCCCGACTGGATCCACACCGTCGAGGTGACCTACCCGAGCGGACGCACGCATCCGCAGCTCGTCGCCGACGAGGCCGCCGCGCTGGTCTGGATGGCGCAGATGAACACGGTCGTCTTCCACCCCTGGCCGTCGACGGCGAGCGACACCGACCATCCCGACGAGCTGCGCATCGACCTCGACCCGCAGCCGGGCACCGACTTCGCCGACACCGTCGCGGTGGCGCACGGGATGCGCGACGTGCTGGCCGAGGCGGGTCTGACCGCCATGGTGAAGACCTCCGGCAGTCGCGGGCTGCACCTGGCCGCCGCGATCCGACCCGAGCACGACTTCATCGAGGTGCGGCACGGTGTGATCGCCGCCGCCCGCGAGCTCGAGCGGCGCCGCCCCGACGCGGTCACCACGTCGTGGTGGAAGGAGGAGCGCGGCGAGCGCATCTTCCTCGACTACAACCAGGCGGCGCGTGACCGCACGACGGCCGGCGCCTACAGCCCGCGCGCGCTGCCGGGCGCGACGGTGTCGACCCCGGTGACCTGGGACGAGCTCGACACGATCGACCCGGGTGCGTTCACCATCCGCACCGTGCAGCAGCGTCTCGCCGACGTGGGCGACCCGTGGGCAGGACTGCACGACGAGCCGGGCTCGATGGCGACGCTGCTCGCGTGGTGGGAGCGCGATCTCGCCGACGGGCTCGGTGACCTGGTGTACCCGCCCGACTACCCGAAGATGCCCGGCGAGCCGCCGCGCGTCGCGCCGAGTCGCGCGCGCAAGGAGGACTGA
- the rplQ gene encoding 50S ribosomal protein L17: protein MPKPTKGPRLGGGPAHERLLLANLAAALFTHERIQTTETKAKRLRPIAERLITFAKRGDLHARRRVLGTIGDKGVVHKLFTEIAPQVADREGGYTRIIKTGFRKGDNAPMAVIELVLEPVSKKPASSKKSAARAETKVAPVEETKAEEPTVEETEVVEDADVAEADAEVAEVEAVEAEEAAEAPAEDDKK from the coding sequence ATGCCTAAGCCCACCAAGGGACCCCGCCTCGGAGGCGGACCGGCTCACGAGCGCCTGCTGCTCGCGAACCTCGCCGCTGCGCTGTTCACGCACGAGCGCATCCAGACGACCGAGACGAAGGCCAAGCGCCTGCGTCCGATCGCCGAGCGCCTCATCACCTTCGCCAAGCGCGGAGACCTGCACGCCCGCCGCCGCGTTCTCGGAACGATCGGCGACAAGGGCGTCGTGCACAAGCTCTTCACGGAGATCGCGCCGCAGGTGGCCGACCGCGAGGGCGGCTACACCCGCATCATCAAGACCGGCTTCCGCAAGGGCGACAACGCCCCCATGGCCGTGATCGAGCTCGTGCTCGAGCCGGTCTCGAAGAAGCCCGCCTCGTCGAAGAAGTCGGCCGCCCGCGCCGAGACCAAGGTCGCCCCGGTCGAGGAGACCAAGGCCGAGGAGCCCACGGTCGAGGAGACCGAGGTCGTCGAGGACGCCGACGTCGCCGAGGCTGACGCCGAGGTCGCTGAGGTCGAGGCCGTCGAGGCTGAGGAGGCCGCTGAGGCCCCCGCCGAGGACGACAAGAAGTAA
- a CDS encoding DNA-directed RNA polymerase subunit alpha, which yields MLIAQRPTLSEETISEFRSRFVIEPLEPGFGYTLGNSLRRTLLSSIPGAAVTSIRIDGIQHEFDTVPGVKEDVVEIVLNIKGLVVSSEHDEPITAYLRKQGAGQVTAADISAPAGVEIHNPELVIATLNDKAKFELELTIERGRGYVSATQNRSEFSEAGQIPVDSIYSPVLKVTYRVEATRAGERTDFDRLVVDVESKPAITPRDAIASAGRTLVELFGLARELNTQAEGIEIGPAPVDAVLSSELSMPIEDLDLSVRSYNCLKREGINTVSELVALSETQLMNIRNFGQKSVDEVKDKLVELGLSLKDSVPGFDGAHFYGGYDDDNTNV from the coding sequence GTGCTCATTGCACAGCGCCCCACCCTCTCCGAGGAGACGATCTCCGAGTTCCGCTCGCGGTTCGTGATCGAGCCTCTCGAGCCCGGCTTCGGCTACACCCTCGGCAACTCCCTGCGTCGCACGCTGCTCTCGTCGATCCCGGGCGCCGCGGTCACCAGCATCCGCATCGACGGCATCCAGCACGAGTTCGACACGGTCCCCGGTGTGAAGGAGGACGTCGTCGAGATCGTCCTCAACATCAAGGGCCTCGTCGTCTCGAGCGAGCACGACGAGCCGATCACCGCCTACCTGCGCAAGCAGGGTGCGGGCCAGGTCACCGCCGCCGACATCTCGGCGCCGGCGGGTGTGGAGATCCACAACCCCGAGCTCGTCATCGCGACGCTCAACGACAAGGCGAAGTTCGAGCTCGAGCTCACCATCGAGCGCGGCCGCGGCTACGTCTCGGCGACCCAGAACCGTAGCGAGTTCAGCGAGGCCGGCCAGATCCCGGTCGACTCGATCTACTCGCCCGTGCTCAAGGTCACCTACCGCGTCGAGGCCACCCGTGCCGGCGAGCGCACCGACTTCGACCGCCTCGTGGTCGACGTCGAGTCGAAGCCCGCGATCACCCCGCGTGACGCGATCGCCTCGGCCGGCCGCACCCTGGTCGAGCTGTTCGGTCTCGCCCGCGAGCTGAACACGCAGGCCGAGGGCATCGAGATCGGGCCCGCCCCGGTCGACGCCGTCCTCAGCTCCGAGCTGTCGATGCCCATCGAGGACCTCGACCTCTCGGTGCGCAGCTACAACTGCCTCAAGCGCGAGGGCATCAACACGGTCAGCGAGCTCGTCGCCCTCTCGGAGACGCAGCTCATGAACATCCGCAACTTCGGTCAGAAGTCGGTCGACGAGGTCAAGGACAAGCTCGTCGAGCTCGGTCTGTCGCTCAAGGACAGCGTTCCCGGTTTCGACGGCGCCCACTTCTACGGCGGCTACGACGACGACAACACCAACGTCTGA